From Chrysemys picta bellii isolate R12L10 chromosome 1, ASM1138683v2, whole genome shotgun sequence:
AGGGTGCCCAGTACTACACTGAGGAGTCCAGAGGAGGGTGAAACATTGACTGACTATTTTCATGGCATTGTATTTCCTGCAGGATTCCCCATCCCATTCCTCCTGAAACACAAAGTTTTGCTCAGTTTCTGTCATGCTTGCACTGTGAGGCAGGGTTTCATAGAGCTGTGTATCATGACACCCCGATTCCTGTTCTGAGTTCATACAGTTAATTAGAACATTGTTACGTGTTTGAGGAGTTCAAGTTTTTCCCTCCAATGGAAACACACATTGCAGTTATTGACATCAAAGTTCATCTGCCACCATGCTGCCCATTCTATAAATTGATTGGCTATCTAGATGTGTAATAACTATAAAACATTTAATGTTCTATTTCCTATAAAGTGTGTAATCCACTGTTATATGCTTCTCTCCCTTCACAGGCGCCTTGAGTATTTCTGAACCCTTTACACCCATCGAACAATACACAGCAGGTATGAACCTCACCCCCTCTGACCCTTCAACTTTCATCCTAACGGGCATCTATGGCCTGGAATCTGCCCATGAATGGATTTCTATCCCTTTCTCTATATCCTACATTATCGGCCTGCTGGGAAATTTCATGCTTCTGTTtgttgtaggcaaagagcaaACGCTGTACAAGCCAATGTACCTGCTGTTCTGTATGCTGGCGCTCACAGACATTGTCACCTATACCTCTGTCGTGCCGaaggcactgtgtatattttggtttaatttgaaAGACATTACTGTGGgtggctgcctcacccagatgttcttccttCACACGGTTTCTATTATGCAGTCAGTGGCGAAGATGTCATGTGGGGACATCACAGTCAATAAGACATATGGCTTGGTGATAGTGTTTCTCGTCATCGGGTTAGACCTGATGCTCATTGCCCTGTCCTATGGTCTGATCATCAGGGCCATATTCAGAATCTCCTCCAAGAAAGCCCACCAAAAAGCCCTCAGCACTtgcacagcccacatctgtgtgatgctgaTGTATTATACTCCCGGCCTCTTCTCCAACCTGACACACCGCTTCGGTCAGGGAATTGCTCCCCACATTCACATCATCTTGAGCAACCTCTATCTTCTTCTTCCTCCTATGCTCAATCCTATCATTTATGGGGTCAAAACCAAAGAGGTTTTTGACAAAGTGGGCAAATACATCTGCAGAAGTTAATTGCTGTGGGGCCACTGCTTTGAAACCTGTTTGACAAGAGGGGAAAGgagtctctaagttgccacaagtactcctgttctttttgcggatacagactaacacggctgctactctgaaacttgttaatCAAGGATGCTCTGTCCTAGTTTGGCTGAACTTTTCCTTTCTCACCCATCAGACCTCAACCCCAACCCCACACACCCAGTCACTTGGCTTTTCAATAACTCTTAGAATaccagaaggggggagggatagcttagtggtttgagcattggcttgctaaacccagggttgtgaactcaatccttgagggggccgtttggGGATTTAGTGTgggattgctcctgctttgagcagggggttggactagatgacctcctgaggttccttccaaccctgatgttctatgattctaagatattGCAACTTTCTGACGCAAGGTGGGTTTTCTATTAACGTGGACAAACTCCTGCTGGggcttgtagcttttttttttgatCAAATCTGTACGAGGTATTTAATGAAAGGTTTAATTTGTTATTTAATGTATAGacaatgtgttaattaaaaaaaccacccttTGTTTGAAGAAATAGATCAGTCTACTTTTGGGTTAGTTTTTTTATGGGATTATTAATgcagtagaaagttggcaaactTGAGCAGCAGTTCAATGTGAGCTGGAGGCAGCGCAGCAGTgatgaggcagagctgggaagcgGCAGCTGGAGCAGACCAGAACTGGGAGCTGGGTTGGCACAGACCAGCTGCATAAATGGGGAGCCAGGGCTAAGCTACAGCAAGGAGTTTCAGGGACAGAGCAAGAACAGTCGATGCTGGCCATGACCCTAGTCACCACGGAGCAAAATGAGTAGCTGGGGGACGTCACCAGACAAGAGGACCTTGAAGTCTGGACTCAGAAAGTGGAATGTGAATTTGATGAGACGGTAGATGCTGtggagaagggtcctgccaccaaGAGCCTGAGGGCGTGACcactgccagagcaagtgtctgacctGTGGTATCACTGCAGTGCAGCCACGGACTGGGCAGCAggcctgggacatgtgaggaaATGACAGTGAACTTTCCTTCCATCCCAGAGACAGCTGTTTGTGATGTCCCTGTGCCCACACAGTGAGGTTTCTTGTTTCCttgaacctttcccatttttttttcttattttctcttatagttgctgtttaataaattatatttggTTAGAATTTAATGtagtgatcagtgggtcagggaagcgtccggTGTGAATAcagtaccctggagtggggacaccctaggcCTTGTCTTGAGGACTCTACCacccaggagagtggaagggtaaaggcccctgggtaaagggagtgggcgTGGGGACTCAAACCCTTTCTGTAGCATTTTCCCCTGGGAtacagcagaagccaggaaagttccccaccaTTGTTCTCCACTTCCATTGTGAATGTGAGACAACTGCTGGGTGGGATTTTAGTGACCTTTAACAAGATGGGTAACTTGTGAAATCTTCATATAAATGAAAAAAGCTGAAATGTGTAACTTTGGGGAACACACTTTCTGCGTAAGGTGAATTTAACATCACTGCATGAGACGGCTTCCCACAGACTGGTGTCATATAAAACCTTTTGACTGTACTATTTTAGTATGGAGTTCGAGCAGTAAATCTGACATTGTTTATTTGCCCTTTTGAACATTATAAGAAATGAAATTTGGGTCAAGGAATTGACTGCACTGTGATCACCAACCAATATGAATCACTCCTTTCTTacaagctatgtctacactgcccctttCAGTGCTAAAACATTTGTTGCTATGAGGGTGTaaagaaaaccaaacaaaccctgagtgacaaaagttctAGCACTAAaatgtgccagtatagacagAAAAAGCTTCCACTCCTCATTCTGGGTGGTTTTCCTGTACAGTGagctgtgtagacatagactCCAATTTCAGTTTGTAGACACAATTGAAGCACCCATAGAAATATTTCTCTGAGCAAAAATCCTGTTGAAACTTATGAGCCTTTAGCATTAAAGAAATTAAGGAaaatttttagttttctttttctcattGTGCTCCAAAGAAAGATTCTGCAAATGGGAAATGCTGTTTCAAAACTGCTACAATGCAAAGACACAGACCTATGTAAAGCAGCAGGATTACTTCCCAGAGCCTCTGAACTTGTAGCTACATTTCAAATTAACTTCAAAGAAGCCAAATGTTCAGTTAGTAAATTATCAGAAAATGGGGCAGACAAATCAAGTCTGAAGAGAAGTGCTTGAGAAAGGCaaaacagccagggagcagcTCGTTTTATGACAGACAGGGAGGAGAGCAGACCTGCTACCAGCAGCTCCAGGGGACGTGAGCTGAGGGAAGGCAGAATCTCCCCTTGAACAACCGCCCAAAGGTCCCACCTGAGCGAAGggagggcctgctgcagggacatcCTGAGAGGGAAGCATTCATCTCTCATACATATACTGGACTTGATTGATCCCCTTTATTTGCTGTTTGGATTACCACAGCATGGGAGAGCCATTGGTCTGAGCTGGCCCTTGGAGATTGGGCCATACCCCAGGAAGAAGCaattgcttcccccaccccaaaaaaaggaGAAATATCTTGTTACATGTAGCCACCAGAAGGTGCCTTGGAGCTGATCTAACACCCTTCACGCTGCCTTACCCCAGATGGAAGCTttgatgggttcagtcacagagaccccttgggactgtcacctgatgtgctgaaattaccactgaacccattttccctgccagcctggtcCCCTAGAACATGTCTTTCGAgtcagacacgctagcctgctacaacaGAGACCCACTGTCTGGGCCACGCCCGCACAGCTGCAGCcctaaactgaaaacagctcaggaaGGTacctgtctctaacactcaggGACCCAGCCCCAATGAGGTCTAAACCCCAGAAAAGTCTCCCTTACACTATATAAAGTTTTATACAAGGTAAAGTCATTAGTTTTTGCCCTCTTTATCACAGAAAGAGATATAGGCACAGTTAGCCTCCTCAAGTAACAATTACTTACACCGGGTTCCTCCCCGAAGGCCCCAACCGCTGGCCAGtgaaaaacagaaccagattttAAAGCCGGGTATGGCCTGACGGCTCCCCAAGTTTCAGCCCCTTAGCTGAGTTACTCCAGCATcagcaggttcagcagcaggacGAGTCCCACAGCTGGGCCAGATGTAGGAGCAAGACATCAACCAAAGAGCAAGGGCATATAAATTCCATGGGCAATGAAGTGGTGCAAAGTCCAAAGGCGAGAAAGTGAACTAGGGCCACTAGAATAAGCAAAGTTGTGTCTCGGTCTTTCACATTTACATTGGAATATTACAAGACATTTTCATCTTTTGAGTACAGTAAGCAGGCAGATGTTTTCTGCTTTCCCTGCAAACAGTTTTCCACTGGTTTGACAGACTTCCCATGTGCCAAAAACGGAATAAGACACTggaaaaatatatgaaaaaagcTTCAGAAACAGATACACTCTGCCATACTCAAATAGTATTCTGAAAGGTGGCATTTTTTTTCAAACAGCCAAaagaagagtatcagaggggtagccgtgttagtctgaatctgtaaaaagcaacagagggtcctgtggcacctttgagactaacagaatatagttagtctcaaaggtgccacaggaccctctgttgctccaaAAGAAGAGGGCTCTATAGTGGCACAGTTATGAAAGTCTCAAAAGATGGCGTTACATAAAAAGAGAGACTATGCTGCAAGAATCAGCAATGCACTTCCTTACCTGGCTAATCAAGGAATTGCACTGCGGGGTTAGGATGCAAgagaaaaatcagcaaaagggagAAACTTTCTGGAATTATGCAGCTTGTTTTCACTGTCTGATGAagtatttacaaaataaataaagaaaacccCCAAAAGCCCTATGTGATATTTCCAATTTCACAAACCGCTGCATTCCAAATGAACTTTTCTGATATTGCGAATAGCATAATCATTTCAGAAAGTTCAGGAACATGGATTCTGTACTGTTCTTGGTGACAAGGATTGCAGTTttaaacaagaagcaatggcagTCTGTTTGAGATACAAAGAAAATctgctaaaacaacaaggagtcctgtggcacattaaagactaacacatttacttGGGCCTAAGTtttcttgggctggagcccacttCGTGAGAGGCATGAAGTGGAAGCTGCAGTTTGtcaggtatatatacacatacaaagaTGGGTGTGTTACATTACGGTGCAGAGGACCAGTGCTAAAGCggtcaattcaatcagggtggatgtggcccactcCCAACAGTTGAGGAGAAGATGTGAataccaatatatatatatatgccattACGTGGTGtgattgaatgggactctttcatttgactgtttcccATCAGATCCTACCCACATtgtcatcttccatcctctccttcttattaggatatagagaatctccattactAGATGTATGGTATGCTCTCCTTGAAACAGACTGGGAACTGTTAACATCTCTTTGTCACGGTTTTATACACAATAGCTCCAAGATTTCACTGTGTGAAACACTTTCTGAAAAGTCCAGAAAAGACAGAGGTGTGGCCTGGGCTCCAATGAAGACCCAAACTGAGGTGCAGGACAAGGAGGAGCATAAGAGAGTTATACATAATATTGCCTCAGAATCCCCCTGCCAGTACCGTCACCCAGCACGGCATCCACCTGAGACAGGAAGCTATACAAATccttcttagtagctgttctctacttgcctTGCCTGTAAAGCGTTAAGAAGTCTCACTGAAATGCTTAGGTGAGAGGAACTCCATTGGCACCTGGCCAAAGGAGCCAATGGGAAGactagaaacttttaaaattgagaaaaacaACTTCCCCTTCGTCTGTGTGTTGTTGTTCTCTTGGCTggagagacacagagcagcaggTATGCTatgaagcttgggccaggtatgaaaaatcatcagcatTATACCTAAAAACTACACATGTGGAACCACAGATACGTAAGTAGCACAGGAAATGTTTAGTTACAAGTGATCAGGTTTATCTCTTTATTTtgggcttgtggattcctctgtgctaaaaaaaggtagagtgaccagatgtcataactataaatggaag
This genomic window contains:
- the LOC135981783 gene encoding olfactory receptor 52N4-like, encoding MGHTKLSACKKVSLKKKQGALSISEPFTPIEQYTAGMNLTPSDPSTFILTGIYGLESAHEWISIPFSISYIIGLLGNFMLLFVVGKEQTLYKPMYLLFCMLALTDIVTYTSVVPKALCIFWFNLKDITVGGCLTQMFFLHTVSIMQSVAKMSCGDITVNKTYGLVIVFLVIGLDLMLIALSYGLIIRAIFRISSKKAHQKALSTCTAHICVMLMYYTPGLFSNLTHRFGQGIAPHIHIILSNLYLLLPPMLNPIIYGVKTKEVFDKVGKYICRS